CTCGGCTTGCAACACGTCTATGGTGCTTCTGAACAAAGGTTGGTCAatatcacattttgttttgtttttttgtttttttaaacctgatTTATATGTTGAGTGTCaatcaagtgtttttttttttgttgtttgtttaattgCTAACATCTCATTCACAGGCCAAGCCCATGGTCAGGAGGCTTCTCCAGTCATCATGGTAGATGAGCTTCTCATCCTCAACCCCCACAAGCTGTCCTTCTCAGAGGCTGGCCTGCGTATTATGATCACCCCCCACTTCTCACCCCGCACCAGGCTCTCCATGGCAGGACGCATGCTCATTAGTGAGGTATTTAATGCTCTCATATTGTGACTCACTCACGCACAAGAAAAAAACTCTAAAGCAAAAAATTATCACTCTTGACCACAGAGACAGAGGCTGGTCCGTATTTCAAAGAATCAGCGGGAGGTTGAGACCGGACCCGGGTCAAGAGGGGGCTCCACCAGCAACAGTCTGAAGAGGACAGCCTCCTGCAGTCTGGAGAATGGAGGCGGGAGACCTGGGATAGTTGACGCAGAGTCAGGGGACAAGCCAGGGGCTGAGGCGTGTcagcaagaggaggaagaggaagatgaagatgggattttcagtccagtgcgCATTCCAGGTGAGAATTAtgctattatgctcatttctgaCTCCATACTTTTAGACTTgcactctactagagtagctttgcattatTCAAGGTTAAAAatgatccttatttatcttgGCGCAGCCCCTCAGTTTATCCACTTAACTCCTGTCTGTTTAAGGCCACCCTATCTTTAAATAAATTTTCTCCTCATTGGCTGCTCCTCACAAACACCAGGCAGGTTGGGCAGAGAGCTGTGTGCCTTACAGTCATATTAAGGATATCATTAAGATCAAAGAGTAGTGAAACTGTCAGAATCCTAGggtttagagcagtctgcagACTGAGCTTCTGCAATGCATACACTGGCCTCTGAACACTTAGCCTTCAATATCTACAGCTAGTATTTGTCAGTTTATTGATGCCTTAGATTTAATGTTATTACTTTTGTATCATATTAAGCCCTTAATAGCTGAtacagtgaaaatgatgtctcatcgCAGATGGCTGGTGTGCGCGGGTAAAGTGGGTGATCACATGGCCTCTGGGCCTCTTGCTCTACTGCACTGTGCCTAACTGCATTCTGCCACGCTGGCACCGCTGGTTCATGGTCACATTTGTAGCCTCCACTTTATGGATCGCTGTCTTCTCCTACCTCATGGTGTGGATGGTAAGAGTTGGTCTTCTATCTACATTATTCCATGTATTCTTCGACACCTACTGAATGCCGATGTGATGTACATCTTCAGGTcaattcactttatttatacagcaccaaatcacaacagtcacctcaaagcactttatattgtaaggtaaagactctacaataattacagagaaaaccttaacagtcaaaacaaccccctatgtgcagcacttggcgacagtgggaaggaaaaactcccttttaacaggaagaaacctccagcagaaccaggctcagggaggggctgaggtgagagagagacaggacaagaaggagaaatctgctctctctttctagtccctgtcaggactctagctgcagcattttggatcagctgaaggcttttcagggagcttctaggacagcctgataataatgaattacaatagtccaggctAGAAGTAATACACATGTTGgtatgtgtatttaaaaaaacaaaacaaagcgaGTTTGAAGGTTTTATTGGCCAGTGAGCTACACTATCTTTACAGTATGCACAACAGGGCTATTTTTAAACAGTGATGAGCTGTGATAAGAACAGGATTGACTGTTCTCCCTATAAAAACTGTGTAAAATCACTCATACAACTCTTTACAGCTACTTTATCCTGATGTGTGCTATTTGTTTCTATCAGGTCACCATCATCAGCTTCACACTAGACATCCCAGATTACATCATGGGCATAACCTTCCTGGCAGCAGGGACGAGTGTGCCTGACTGCATGGCAAGTCTGATTGTAGCTCGACAAGGTAAATGTGTCCagcatcatttttctttttttaatgtctgttcTCTCTTTGTTGTGCAAGTACTTGAGAATTTCTCCATCACTTTTCCTATCTTTACTCAGGCATGGGGGATATGGCAGTGTCTAACTCTGTAGGTAGCAATATCTTTGACATCCTGCTGGGTTTGGGTTTCCCCTGGGCTTTGCGTACACTTGTGGTGGACCACGGATCATCGGTATGCTTACACTCATCTTTATGTAACTGCTATTCAACCTTGGCCTGTCTCATTTTCCAGGGTTACTAATGtcggtgtctgtgtgtgatttaTCAGAGTTTTTCAGGTTCTCACGTCTGATGCTCATAAAACTGTGATGTTCTTCCTTCCACAGATATCCATAAATAATAAAGGACTTGTATATTCTGTCATTCTGCTGCTGGCGTCTGTGTTCCTGACAGTAAGTAAATGCTGAATATCAAAGGTTGGGCAGTTAAGTGTTATTCTGTCTTCACTTGTTTTGGTTTGCAACATTGCTGCAAACTCAATCAGGGTTTGTTAGGCTACAGGAAACTCGGTGCATTGCCGCACTAACAAAGTTGCCAAACATGTGGAGCAGCTTGCAGCTAATGAACCAGATGTTTCTCTCAGGATCTGGTGGAGAGCAAAACTTGCAACATGTTGCACTGCCCCCTTGGGGTTGAAATGTAAATGAGTAGAAAGCTGTTAAAATATATTAACCATCAATATAAGATTTAGGATTAAAATGCTACgttgagaataaaaaaaaaaaaagtactgcagGTGATTCCTTCCCTGATCAGTTTGTCTGCGTGCTCTGCAGGTGCTGAGTGTTCATCTGAACCGCTGGAGACTGGACCGCCGGCTGGGTCTGGGTCTCATGTTTCTCTATGCcatcttcctgctctgctcCATCCTCTTTGGGCAGATGTGAGGCcttaaggtcaaaggtcaacccGAGCTCAGCCCCCATGCTGAGTTCCTACTTTTCTACCACACCTCCTCTTTCCtgaagccaaaaaaagaaacgtGACAGCGTTGTTGTGCTCCTCTGAATGATTTCCCTGCACTGCTTTGGGACTCGTTAGATTGATACTGTACACATGCAACTacacaaaaagattttttttgtgtgtgtgtgtccttctcGTATAGCAGAGtgtttcaaatttaaaattggGTAATTTAGCAGAAAATGAAAGATGGCGGCAGCAGATTAGATCTATTGGACCTTtattgatattaaaaaaaaaacatgcaaattctgtgacttaaaaaaattatttgagggctgtttttgcagtgttgtggttaTTTAGTGGCCAATATTTTGATGATAATTATCCACGTAACTgagcagatttttttattttatttatttaatatacaGCTGCTGTTCTTGTACCCTTTCCTGCTAACGTGATAATACAAAAGCTTTATGGTCGGTGCTAGATGGTGATTGGCTGTCAGGTGATGGATGAGGTCCTGAGCAATGAGCAACTTTGCTAATTTgctttttcaatattttttccaAATTGGTTCGTTGATAAGGggtaccaaaaaaataaataaataaaaagctagGGCCTCCACTGTGAAGCAAGTTCAGCTTAAATAGGATGCTGTCTTATCTGGTTTCACTCAGCTTAACATCCAAAAAAAGTCACCCCAAGGTTTTTCAAATTAGCTATGAGTGTGTTCACATGAGAGGGGGCTGTGTTTGCAGCATATGACCAATCACAAACATGGAAAAGTCTATCGGCATTACATATTCTAAGATCAAatggtaataataaaaaaaaataaataaatctgataaGGTCAAATGCAGGCTAAATGCAATACCTTCACTCCAGTAAAACTGTGTGTAACAGGAAAAGAGCTCTGATTGGTCATTAAAACTCAAAAAATGCTCCACTAGTAAAATCTAATGCTGAATACAAGATACTTAATTACTGCTTGATCATCTAAGGTAGAAAGGGTCTGACTGTAATTAGGCTACAACTATGCATTTCTTTGAGGTGTTGCTTAAATGAAAGACGAGACAATTTTGGCCCGATTCCTTCAGTTGCAAACGAGTCAGTATTAGTAGGAGTCCAGCTCTGTTATCTGAGGAGACTTTGACAGGGTCTTACAAAACTCATCAACCCAGATGACCTCCAACAGGTTACTCTTGCGTGATGGTGCCATGAGGTCCTGGTTTCCTTTAGTGGGacttgtgctcacagcccaacactacGCAGtttgattggcatttgccagaaaaCACCAAAACTGGCCTCCTGGAGGAGCTgcactacctgtgcaacctgaatgGGCTGCAGGTACCATCTCATGCTACTGCTACTAACAGCGGCACTAGCAAAAAAGCAaacccagaggaaaaaaaacagtcaggagGGATTAAGGAGGGCACAGCGGTCTGTGGCTACAACCTGCAAAAACGgttctgtggagtttgtcttgttgttgcctctccagCATACCTGGTGTCACTTTACTTTccaccaaagcaggtgaaacaggTTCACAATGGATTATGTTTCCTAACCGACTCTGTGTTTCACATGTTCAGTCtctcgctctttttttttttaagcagtgtataaaaaacagaattcaaacctGCAACTTTTATAACGGGTCAATAAGTACAAGATTCAGGGGCCCTGTTCTAGGGTTATATAACTGtaataataattacagaatTGCTTGCAtccaacagttaaaaaaaaaacaaagaagcaaagAATCAAGTTACTCCAATCAAGAAGCAACCAAAACTTCAGATTGACTGTTAGAGACTCTGCTGGTGCTAACCTCATACCAAAATCCACCATCGACTAGAAATGGTGACATTATTTTCAAAGAATTTATTATTCAGTACGAAGTGGTTTTGTGCATTGTTTGTGCATGCCTCTTATCTCAGATATGATCGTGAGAACAATTTAAGTTACTCACGGTTCAGctctactttaaaaaaacaaaacaaaaacataatctttAGCAAAGTGTTAAACTGTGTCTCATAAGCTCTTACTACATTTTTCATGTCAATATTTAACCTGAAAAGAAACTCATGACTAAATCTGTCAAGCAAATgtagaaaagtaaaaaattaaTCCTTCTCTCTGAAATATAGATGGGTATAAGTAGAATTTGTCAAAGTGGAAATGCAGACAAACTGGCATTGAACTGGAGTTTTGGCTCTGAGGAGATCTGTTCAAAAACCATCTAATCTCAATGAGACGCTCACACTCGCCACGAAAGGGCaaacaaccaatcacagcacagcCTCCCTCTGGCTGATCCAGTCCAGCACCAACCGAAATTTATTTTGAGTTTGATGTTAGCGGCCCTCAGAGCGGAAAAAACTACAaatctttcctgtttctgcctgattttttttttcctcttcagatTGCTGTTATATCACTATTCTCATTAGAGCAATAACCTCATAGAAGTCCACAATAAATtcacatatttttcatttacataTATATTCTTAACGGTTGTGGTCTGAACGCTGCAGCCAAACTAACTCGTTACAACATCACTAACTAGCTGACTTCATCACAACAAGCACAAATCGTTTCTGAGAGAGGAACTTCATCGGCCCGCTTCTGGTTCTGAATCCACATATTGTTCTGCAGGAGTTCagtagtttttatttctgaCTACACTAATCACAGAGGTTCAGAAGGGTCTGGATTAACAGAAGGGAAAAATAATGCATCAGAGAGAGATTTCACAATACAAAATCCCACTGGGTATACAGGATATGTGGCAAGACACTCAAATCCAAGATAGTTTTTACTGCTGTGTCCAATATCCGGCCTTAAGTATGAATTAAAGGCAGTGGGAGTGGGACTGCCTTCCACACTAGTCCCACATTCTCACCCCTGTTTTAACCATTCTTGTCCACTCAAAGGACAAGTTGGGATTTAAGGTGGAATTAAGCAGGCAAACATAAAACAGACACACCTGaatctttctttcttcaaaAGCATCGTGATGGCAGAGCTGATGCGCTGCTGCAGTTTGAAATCATGCATTATTGGCCTGCGATttcattttgagaaaaaaaaaaaaggaacttttCAATCATATCACAGCACTTAAAAAGACATTTCACATAGCAACACAATTCAAGCATGACATTTCACGTTGTTTTGTCCCTGCTGTTAAGAGATTACTGTTGTGAATACCCTCGTATTTTCTGAATGTAGCTGACGTTTGTGTGAAAATATTTGCATGCATTTAAATGTAGCAGGTGGCGCCGAATGACAGCGGAGCGCGTCAGAGCAGAAACGTTTTAGTCCCACACTACAGGAAACCATTTATGTCAGACTGTTTTTGAATGCAGccaaaatggggggggggggggggggggggatgcacattttcacaatattttgacagtttttgCGGGACTGTTCTAAGCACGTGTTGCTGCAGCTTAGTGTAGGTAAAGAGATTAGCTGTagtattacagtatttttttttgagaaCTTATTATGAAATCTAATATATAAGATTATAAGTGTCAcaaattttaatgattttaggTGCAGGTTACTAGTAAAAACATCACGTTTAGGTACGACTATTGAGGTTTGTATTGTACATTTTATGAGATTATGTCACTTTGTGGAACATTGTGTAGCAAAGCATCTGATCAGGACAGACACATCTGTCGTGTATTTATCATGGCAAATACTGCTTTGCATTCCATAATATATACCCAGATACTCACACAGTATAAGTGTTAGTTTCTTAAGgacaaactgttttattttaggttGTTAAATGTGTGAATTCAAATGTAAATGTTCCAGCGGAGAGAtccaggtgattttttttttccctcctccaaATGGCTGTACAATTATCACTGTCTATTTGACAAtactttttactgtttgtaaatgttaaattacatagttttaaaataatgtcCGACAGAGGCTagttttgtggtgtttttgatatatattttttaaatacatgatGTAAACTTAATTGTGCGTTATTGTAGCGGAATGAATGCGCGTCCTGTCGGTGTGTTGAGGCTGTAATCTCTTATCTCAGTGCTGATTCACTGACAGCTGGATTCCATTTAAGAGAGCACAGACGAAGCTCCCATTTACAGGTTTAAATTAAGTCCGAATTTTGAAATTTGTGAGTAGAAGATAGTGAATTACTTTCACCTGTGCCAAGTTCTTTAGTTGTTTGTGTGCAGTGTAGACAAAGTGCTGTTTCTTATGACAACTGTGGCAAAACGCAGCTTAGTTTAATTGACTATTACACTTTATATTCTGACTACAGTTTAAAAGGTGGAGTTACAGTTTGATCTGTATGATTTTGGACAGTGACAGTATTAAGCTGGACATCTGCacaccagcaccaccaccacagtggattttaaatcagagGTGAAATTACAAAAAGTGTCATTTTCCAGATATTCCTGGGCTTCT
The window above is part of the Archocentrus centrarchus isolate MPI-CPG fArcCen1 chromosome 14, fArcCen1, whole genome shotgun sequence genome. Proteins encoded here:
- the LOC115791537 gene encoding sodium/potassium/calcium exchanger 3 — protein: MKAAARHRRPFQRFCCCGVGLVVVIWLAQVIQAPETESLGFQPGVNGETLQWTRRLMQEKSDNQSLDLDQPRAAIHEFPEDIFTKEQRKNGAVCLHALCAIYMFYALAIVCDDYFVPSLEKISENLQLSEDVAGATFMAAGSSAPELFTSLIGVFITKGDVGVGTIVGSAVFNILVIIGLSGIFAGQTVVLTWWSLFRDSSYYILSVLTLIMVIYDARVVWWESLLLMTMYGIYIIIMKFNSQLFMFVTHRLRSAGPCCLRSEERRDSKMGEDASACNTSMVLLNKGQAHGQEASPVIMVDELLILNPHKLSFSEAGLRIMITPHFSPRTRLSMAGRMLISERQRLVRISKNQREVETGPGSRGGSTSNSLKRTASCSLENGGGRPGIVDAESGDKPGAEACQQEEEEEDEDGIFSPVRIPDGWCARVKWVITWPLGLLLYCTVPNCILPRWHRWFMVTFVASTLWIAVFSYLMVWMVTIISFTLDIPDYIMGITFLAAGTSVPDCMASLIVARQGMGDMAVSNSVGSNIFDILLGLGFPWALRTLVVDHGSSISINNKGLVYSVILLLASVFLTVLSVHLNRWRLDRRLGLGLMFLYAIFLLCSILFGQM